GAAGGCCTGGAGGATtgtgtggggctgggggaggctcCTGATGTATGTGGGGAACCCCCTCAGGATCCAGATCCCTGCCTCTACCTGAGACAGTCCTGAGGCCTGCAAGGAACAGGTGAGTCCTCTGCTGTCTGACACATCTGGGACAGGGCCAGAGGTGAACCTCCTGGCTGGGAGGTCTCTTCAGAGCCACCCAAGTCACCAAGCCGAGAGTGAGAGGGGCTTCTCCTGCTGCCTGCACCTGAAGGCTCCCAGCCCTGTGGAGCATCTCCTGGGAGGCAGGGACAAGGCTCCTCAGTGCAGTGACCTCTTTTTCTCCTAGTCTACATTCTTGAGTCTGATGACCTCCACGGCCAGCGAAGCAGCATCCTATGAGTTCACCACTCTGACGTGTATTCCTGGGGTCATTGAAGTAAGTGGGTGTGCTGGGCCCAGAAGGAGAAGGGGCGCGTGCTTGTGTTTGCACCTGCGCACGTGCCCACCGTGTGTGAGAGTCAGGGTGGGTGTCCTGACTGAGCTGCTTTGCCCTCCAGCACTGGCACTTCTGGGGATCCTAGGTGCTGGACCCCAGAGATGCCTCGTGGAGCCTGGAATCGGGAGGTCAGGCCAGCATGTGGCCACTCTGCCTGGTGCCCCAACACCAGTGCAACTCTGGCCACTAATTGCTGCTTGTCTGGATCCCCCTGCCTCCCCGTGAAGCTTCACTGCCTTGGGCTGTGTTTGCTTTGGGCAGCTGGGTGTGTGGCCTTGAGTTTTCCACGGTGAAGCAATGTATTTGTGAAGCCTTGGTACCATCAGCGATGAGTGTTGTGGGACTGGGAGATCCTGGGCCCTCCCTAGGTGGCTACTCAGCTCACAGGCTGTGGTCAGCACCGGGCTGGGGTGGTGACGAAGCTTGGACTTGGCCACAGGTTGGCACCTGGGTTTCCCTCAGCTCCTGAACCCTAGACCCATTGCAGACGTCCCAGGTCCAGGCAGAACCTTCCCAGTGGAGGCCCAGCCTTGCCTTACCTGTCTTCTCTTCTGCGTCCTAGTACAAAGGTGCCAACATCCAGCTCCTGGACCTTCCTGGAATCATTGAAGGCGCAGCCCAaggtgggaggcagggcaggTGTGTGGGAGGCGGGATGGAGCTCTGTTACTGATTATTGAAATTGGGTGTGGCTGTCATGGAGATCACTCTGGATTCCTGCTCCATTACCCCGCTTTCCAGAAAAGACAGGCTCCAGTTCAAATCCTTGGCACCATACTagctttgtgatcttgggcaagtgatTGGGTCTCTCTAagccaagcctcagtttcctcagctataGCATAGGCATGATAATACTTTATAGCATTGTTTTGAGGATGAAGTGAGGAAATGTTCAGGAAGCATTTAGCCTGGGGCCTGCCACATGATGGGGTGGGGGTAGGACAGCCATTATTATCCTGTTACTCGTTTTATGGTGGTGGTGTCGGATTTCCTTCTGAAATAAGTCTCTGTGAGTAAAACGTGGATTAAGAAAAATGCCAAGAAACTCATTTAGCTTGTGCTGGTATGTGGCAGAGGCCGTGGCAGGTCTGTAAAGGGCAGGAGTCCAGGGCGCCGTGGGCAGGGTAGTGGTCACATGGGCCCAGGTATGTAACTGCATCCCTCCACCCATCCAGGAAAAGGCCGTGGCCGGCAGGTGATTGCTGTGGCACGCACGGCCGATGTCGTCATCATGATGCTGGATGCCACCAAGGGAGAGGTGCAGAGGTCTGCAGGGTGGGGCATGGGGCAGGCTTACATGTCTGGGGAGGGTCAGTGTGTCCCTGAGCTCGTACTGGATGTCCTGTGGGTGCTTGGCCCTTTCACACATGAGAGTAGTGGTAGGACTTTTCACAGACTAAACCCAACATCACCCAGCCCAGAGCGTCTTCTCCTGAAGGCTTGTGTCCAGCCAGCACAGAGGCGTCTCGGGGCTGGGGGCCAAGGGGCCTGGCCTGGCTCTGCTTCCTGTTCACAGCGGCACAGGTGCCCGTCACTGCCCAGAACCTGCCAGGAGCCCAGCCCCGAGCCCAGAAGCATTGTTCATCCCACGTCCTGGCAGCAGGGCACGCCAGGCCTGCCTCCTCAGGACCAGAAGGAGTACCCTCGTGGTCACCTCGTGGGGGCCCCACCACTTGCCTGTGCACCCCGACTGTAAACCGGGCCAGCCCCCTCTGGGACTGTGGCAGAGCTTAGAAGCTGCTCCGGGCATTGGGAAGGAGTGTACTCTGGGCTGCTGGGGAAGCGGGTGGAGGAGAGAGTCCATGTCTGGGTGGGGAGTGACGTCCTGTGGAACAGGAGGCCTGGCTCTGTGGACCGCCTGTGAGGGCCTGTGGGGTGCTCTGCCTAGGTCTCTGCTGGAAAAGGAGCTGGAGTCCGTGGGCATCCGCCTCAACAAGCACAAGCCTAACATCTACTTCAAGGTGAGGCACCTCTCTGGCCTTCGGGCTGCGGGTGTGGCAGTTTTGAGAGTATGTTGGCCAGCAATTGAGGCCATGCGGCCGTTGCTGTGGCCCCTCAGTCAGCAGGTCTCCCTGCCCCCCTCTCCTCCTTTAGCCCAAGAAAGGCGGCGGCATCTCCTTTAACTCGACAGTCACGCTGACCCAGTGCTCGGAAAAGCTGGTGCAGCTCATCCTGCACGAATACAATATCCTTCCCtgaaagacagggagggagggcagccACCACTCTCAGGGCAGTGGGAGGACTGACCAAGACAGGAGGCCTCGAGGCCCAGGGTGGCCGCAGGTCACCCCCACTGACCCCCCGTCCATTTGAGCAGCCTCTGGGAAAGCTCCATACCGCCAGGGCTGCAGCCATGCACTTGACAGTGGCTTCTGGGCTCCTCACCgagtgctgggcactgtggtagCCACATGACATCTGGAAGAAAAAGACGTCATGGGAAACAGCCTCTGAAGACTAGGGGTTCCTAGCCTGGAGAAGCCTCAGGGAGAGCTAGGGAGCAGGTGGTACGTCTAAAGCAGTGTCGGGGGCCATTTGAGTTCTGGGGCCCTGGGGGACAGGGCAGGGCCTTGGGCAGAGTTACACCTGGCATATAGAGAACTCTTAGAGTCAGATGTGAGCCCCTCGTTCCCAGAGGCGTGTGAGCAGAGGCAGCATGGCCCCCAGTGGAGAGGCCTTCATGGGAGAAGCTGGGTCAGACCAGCTTTCAGATGCTCCTGGCACTAAAACCCACGCTTCCCCTGAAAGGCCTAGGGGATTCTAGCAGGTACATTTTTCTGCCTGTCTGGCCGTCAAGATTGAAATCCTATATTGATTGAAACTTGAAACTTTTGTATACTGTGGTTCCTCTGGcgaagaaaaaagagagggctTCCAAAGCTTTCCAGTCTTGTAAAAAACCTCACAGGCAGATAACCGCCAAGGTCCCATGCATCTAGCATATTTCCTGCTCTGCTCTTTGGGGCCCTCTGCTGAGGGGTACAGGGGCAGCTGGTGCACAGATTGTCCCTTAATCGGAGCCCCTCAGAGATCTTCAATGCAGAAGTGCTCTTCCGAGAAGACTGCTCCCCAGATGAGTTCATCGATGTGATCGTGGGCAACCGGGTGTACATGCCCTGCCTGTATGTAAGTGCAGAAGGGAGCCCTGGCCTGGCCACTCGGCCTTTCCACCACGTGCGTTTCCTGAGCTTCTGGAACCTTGTGAGAGAAGTGGAAAGAGTCTGAGGCTCTCCCCTCCCTTCACCTCACCTCAGCGGCTGCTTGCATCTTGCAGATGTGGAGAGCTTGAAACCAGGGTTCCAGCCCAGCCTTCCCCACCCTGAGGCAGCAAGCGGGAGGAGGGCGTAGGCGCAGCTCGCCGAGGAAGGGCTGCAGCCGGCACAGGGCGATGGAGAGCCCTTTCCTGGATCCCTTGCTCCTGTCCTCAGCACTGGCCTCCACCTTTTCAATCTCAGGTTTATAACAAAATCGACCAGATCTCCATGGAAGAGGTGGACCGCCTGGCCCGAAAACCAAACAGTGTGGTCATCAGGTGAGGCTGCCAGCATCCTGCCACTCTGCTGTCCTTGCTCTGGGTTCTGACCCCAGTCGTCAGGCCTCCCAGCCACTTTGGCTGTGGAGGAGGAAAAGCCAGCACAGCCTCCAGCAGCACACAGCCCTCACAGAGCCCAGGGCTTCCTGCCCAGGGCAAAGGACTTTGTCCATGAGGTCAAGGAGACACTGCAGAAGGGTCCCCTTCATGGCTGCTGGAGGGATTGGCCTGTTCCAGTCGTGAATTGCCATGGACAGGGTGGGTGATGTCTTGTGGGCTCTGGTTAAGAAAACAGAAGGATTTCATCAAACAAGATTGAATGGTTAAGAAACTTCTTAACTTAGTACTGAACCAAGGCCCCCCCCCACAAGAAGCCCTGGGTGTCAGCCTACCTCTCCTGGTGCTCTGGAAAGTGTGGCATCTGTCTGATTACAGCTCAAAGGGGAAAGGGAACTAACGTTCTCAGGCTCTGGTCACCTACTTCCTGCCCTCCTTTGCAAGGTGGGTCCCAGGGTACCGCCCACACCGGCTGTTTGTTCACTTGCCAGCACCGCCTGGCAGGCTCCTCTCTGGGGCAGACTCAGGTGCTTCCCTTTTCTGGTTTCCTGGCTTGACGCCGGCGCTCTGCGGCTTCACAGTGAAGCTCAGCCGACAGTACAGAGAGCTCAGGGACCAAGAGGCTAGACGGTGCAGATGATGGTTGAGGGTCCTGGCCTGAGTACAAGGACCATGTTGTGGTGGTTGTAGCCACCACAAACAGCAGTGTCCGTCCCATAGCACAGCCTCAGCTCCTCTCCTGCTGTGTCCCGGGCCTTAGAGGGGCTGCCATCCTCAGGGCTGACAGCTCCACACCTTTACCTGCTCGTGCGTAGAACGGCTCCACAGAGTTTAGGACACAGCTCAGGGTCACACACCACGGTTCACCATAGACCTGGTGCCTCCAGAGCCTTGGTTCTCTGCTCTTCATGCTGAAAATCCTACTGGACTTCCTGGCAATCCCTAGCTCCTCTCTGCAAGGAATGAGCTCTGGGTCCCAGCCTTTGCCCTTGGTCCCGTCACAGCCCCTGGCCATCTCCCCATAGCAGCCCTTCATCATACACATGCTACAACCCTCCACAGAGCACAGTCTTGCCAGCCCCCAGGAGAGCTGCTGACCCTGGTTGACTGTGACCATGATTGGTGTCCAGAGGTACTGGCAGCAGAAACATCAAGCTGCCATCAAGAGTAATGG
This is a stretch of genomic DNA from Saimiri boliviensis isolate mSaiBol1 chromosome 17, mSaiBol1.pri, whole genome shotgun sequence. It encodes these proteins:
- the DRG2 gene encoding developmentally-regulated GTP-binding protein 2, with amino-acid sequence MGILEKISEIEKEIARTQKNKATEYHLGLLKAKLAKYRAQLLEPSKSASSKGEGFDVMKSGDARVALIGFPSVGKSTFLSLMTSTASEAASYEFTTLTCIPGVIEYKGANIQLLDLPGIIEGAAQGKGRGRQVIAVARTADVVIMMLDATKGEVQRSLLEKELESVGIRLNKHKPNIYFKPKKGGGISFNSTVTLTQCSEKLVQLILHEYKIFNAEVLFREDCSPDEFIDVIVGNRVYMPCLYVYNKIDQISMEEVDRLARKPNSVVISCGMKLNLDYLLEMLWEYLALTCIYTKKRGQRPDFTDAIILRKGASVEHVCHRIHRSLASQFKYALVWGTSTKYSPQRVGLTHTMEHEDVIQIVKK